Within the Sarcophilus harrisii chromosome 2, mSarHar1.11, whole genome shotgun sequence genome, the region TGTGATCCAATGACCCTAGTATCTTTTCTGTTCCTCAAAGACATTCTATCTCCTaactcagaatatttttattgaCTGTTCTCCAAGTCTGaaattccctctctccttctctccacctcctGGTTCCCGGATTCCTTCAAGTCTATGCTGGAACCCTGCATTCTACAACCTGCCCATCCTGATCCTCTTTCATTATAGACCCTTTggaaaaggacccagatgtgcaaaaatatttatagcagctctttttgtggttgcaaagaattggaaaatgagtagatgtccatcaactgggaaatggccaAACAAGTTGTGGTTGTGTGGTTCAGACAGGGAGGTGAGTGACCACCATATAATAAAATAGCTAGAGATATTTCTAGGAGCAAAATGAAGGTTTATTATACGTTCTTGTGAGAAGCAGGCGTCACTGCAGTCACATAAGCAATCAAAGGGAGGAGGCGCTTTACAGGGGCAGAACAGCAGAATATATAGATCCCTCCCACCACTAATTCTCATCTTCATTGCTGAAGGAATATGGTCTTACATTTGCAGGTACAACCTCCCCttcctattgattttttttttaattcattggatggactgaaaaggaagtacCTATTGACCAACGGTTAGCTAAACTGTTACTTCCTACAAATTACATGacttcctgaagcttagaccTAAGGTCCAAAAGCCCcctgagaaatcttcacctggtACCATTCATGGTGTATGAagataagggaatattattgttctataaaaaatgatgaacaagctgattttagaaaggcctggaaatatttacatgaattgatcttgagcaaaacaagcagaaccaggcaattgtacacaataacagcaagaatgtgcaacgatcaactatgaaaggcttaattcttcttagtggttcagtggcttagaatcattgacagagtATTAAAACAAAAGCTCCCTAAGATCAgaggaccttaaaattattgctgtctcccaTAGAAACTATATTATATCAACTCCCCTTTCAAGCATTTCACCCCAAATTAATTTTTGGATAGGGGATAGAAATCTCAttttctggagctgcttcatgtTGATAAGGATTATAGAGCTATCTGTGCCTAGTGGGGTTCAGACTGAGGTGGAGGAGGCATGTAACTTGAAGATGGAAGCAGCAACATTCAGAGGGGTGCTGGGTATTCAAGGTGAACAAAGAGTtggaagttcatagcttggagtctggaggaaacaaatctacTAGTAGGAATGTTAGTTCTCAGGAGGTTGTGAAGAAGCTTCAAAGAAGGTGGTGTAAAAGCATTATGAATGAGTTTGACATAATAATTTTGGAATAGGTATCCTACAATTATTATGTGGGTAAGAGATCCTTTCTGGGCAAGAAAACAGGATAATCAGGTTAAAGTTATTCCCCTGGGAGGGTAGCTAATACAAATGGGGTAGTATCCAGGGTGGGGATGGTGACATTTGGGAGTGAGACCtttgcaaaaaatgcatcaggtcCCATCTGTGGGCTGCTTTAAGGATGCTGAGGGcccacccaacaatcctgaatgccccCAGTGCCCACAGAGTTCCCTAGCCCCTAAATAAAGACTAAGGAGCTATCTTCCCACTAGCAGGGGTCACAGAATGACACCaagagagctggagagaaaatacTAAGAGCAAAGTTCTCATCCTTGGAGTGTTGTTAAAGAAACacctgggaaaaatggaaaataacaagaAGGAAAGTtagagtgagggaaagaaggataCAGGCAATTTCATCCTTCTCTATCCAGTGTGTTTCTAGGAATCCTGCAGAAGAGTACTTTCAGGTCCTCTATGGGTTCAAAGAAATATTTAGGAATGCCTGAGGGAGAAGAAGTAACAGGGGTAGCAGTTTTAATTCTAGAAACATGAGTCTAGCTGGGAGTAAACCTTCAAGTTTGCACCCAATTCTCTGAAGTCTCCAATCATAGTTTAGGAAGGACTCGCTTGAGTATGTGATTCATATTCTCCACCTTCCCAGAAGACTAAGGCTACCAGGCAGAATGGAGATGATAAGTAACCTTAAGTACCCCAGCCACTTTTTGAGTTATTTGAGAAGTGAAGACTAGGTCATTgttgtggtgttcttcttttttataatatatgatgattctctgtgagcaggtttcttgggaggttttctggaggcagccttagtttcggttccaagtaataatcacttcaaacgcagccagctgataaaatccaaacatttattttctccttccaagtcttgtctctttccttgggcccagttagccttaatagagacctatctctctccttggttctaagagctcttgcagcttgtgcCTCTAACTCAgctccgacttgtggcttcttctgaactgactctccTCCACTCCTCCACTTTTCAACTTACCTtactgactgagctcagctgttttaatgctctctcaaaggttgactcctcctctgaaagtgggattatgggaggtgtgaattcacaaagttacaaagttaactttgtgtatctcttGTACTtatgaactccaatgtgtgagctctaatgtgtgaattcttaaaggtgcaaacacaagcattgtttctatcaatattagtgaCATCGCCTTATAAGGAtctgctctaatgtgtgaaccaataagcattgtatcaattccattgagttaacactaggattctaacatctcccttgagttatcaccttgtttcaagttctggctcataacaattGTGGTTCTGCAAAGAGCTAGGCAGGCCAGAAAGAAGTTCCCACTAGTTTGCCTCAGGGATTAGAAACTGGCCTGAGGGTGTTTAAAACcacccagaaggagaaagggtgtGTCCCCTTTAATTTCCCTTtcatatttaatagaattttttttgctgtaaaaagtatcctttctttccatatagctccACAAGTgtgcaaaatatgaaaaacatatttggaGTCTGTATAGatgttcattctctttcctttcccagttcCAAAGTCCTAGTAAGGGCAATGAGTTCAGTTTTCTGGGCAGAAGACCCAGGGGGCAGTGGCTTAGCCTCCAGGGTGCTATTGAGGGTCACCACAGAATAACCTGCCTTTCTCCATTTACATAATGATCAGGGAGCAATTTAACAAACTGATAAATAATGATAGGCCTTTtgataaagaaacttcatacccCTGCAAGGGGGAAAGGGCCTAGAAGTTAGGAGTTTGTATGGTTGTAGCCAGAGAAGCCTCTCGAGTGGGGCTGCAGATCAAGAAATCATCTATATACTAGATAGCCACTTCCTGTCCAAATatgggggagtggggaggagacTATCATGGAAATCCTGAGCTTATGGAAATGATTGTCCATGTTAATTAGTGTCCATGTTAAATTAGAGTTTATGTTCCCCTGATTTGCCCCTTcaagagcaaaaagaaattgtgaatctTTATGCAATGTTAtgtaaaagaaagcatttttaagcTCTCAGGTAGAAAACCATTTTGTTCCCTCAGATACTTATACTgggctcatggcttctactgaccatttgctctgattttagaaatttgctataagaggaaagaGCAGGGATATGATTATAATAGTATCAAAAAAGTCCTTCAGGcttcagcctgagagcacatacatgacaagataaagcatccttagatcTGTTTGACAACTGATCGTGCAGTAACAATTCCACCTCacagccagactcaggaataattaGGTAGAAAACAAAGaagcagaactgggaaactgagtcagaaggatccctcCTTAAGCAAAGGCCAAGATTGTCATCTCAACTCTTGATCAGATAAGGACATTCAGGAAGGCATTCCTCTTGAGTATTTATGGCATTTTTCTCAATGGGGGATTACTGAAttaatgatcaggcaatcaaaatcaaaactcaaaagattataaattacagtcccaagagattttatctctactAGCAAATTCTACTAATCGCACTTGAGGACTAgacacattattttaaaagtttaccagaACTTACACACATGagatttttaacatgttttatatgtttaaccTTATACTGATGCAAAAGATCAATTATAAAACAAGCTTATAGATTTTTAATAACCTATATATCCTAAacaggctcatttctcagggcCGATGACCTTGTTTaccctgatggtttcaagaaaactggcaagcttacaaattaaggggagttGACAGAGACCCCAGAGAAAGGGCTGAGCTAGCTGTTGCCCATCTCAACTATTCTCAGTGTTTTCAAGGGCTGTGTTGTTTGATACCTTCCCTCACTCTGTGAAGGGAGAAAGGAGTTGCATATCTCATACTTGGAGGTGAGCTGATAAGACTTTCACCTCATCCCTCTTATTTCATACACAGTAAAATTACCAAGTTTAggtttaacatgatgacaataattCCAAGTAATTAATTTagttaagaattttagaattttcctaagtaaTAGCCAAATAGTCTTAGCTATAATTTCTGTCCTCTTAAATAAGTTCCCactttgttttagggagaaaacaagacaattcttaaaattgagctagaacagattttaaaattgacaacTTTAGTTAATGAGATTCCCCAGATTCTGATTAAATGTTCTAAGCAAACTGAATTgtcatttggttattttccaatttacacaaatcatttatcttttgtgAGACAGGAAAAGGGTTAAGGTGTCAGTTTTCAATGACAGGGCTCTCAGAAGTTTGACTCTAGATAGCTAGAGTTTTTAAAGTAGTAGcaaattgcttttctgttttcctaaagttcccaAACTCTTCTGTTAACACTATCAGTGCAAATAGATTGCAATTTACATATCCTTTTAGTGGGCTTTAAGTAGAGCtgctttaaaattgcttttactatcatatctcaaagattactttacacacacatagaaataatttttctgttggtcacaactgaaaaaaaccataaagttatcaaatatgaagcaattatatccaataaagcagttaacattcatatagcatgttttatgctaagcacttttgcaatcatgctctttataataactattatttctctttacaaatcaaaaaactgggcagagataaaaataatttgccataaattacatagctaaaACATATCCAcaactgaaacagagaatggtggTCTTATCAAATGCAGAGACTGACTGACTTTCTCACCTCACACTGCCATGCTAGGTGGTGCTAAAGGTATGCAAATTCTTTCCAAGAAGTTCCTGGACAGAACTTGCTGAAAGCTGGGATGACTGGTCCAAGATCTCCTTTAAATGGTAGTTGTAAGGTGCCAGGGCTCAGGGAATACTGACCATTggtccttcctccctcccccaaaaaacaaggTTGGGGAGGTGTTTGGGCAAGGTTTGGGCAAATGAGAAGAGTTAGCAAACAGAGGGACTTGGGCTATATTGATCTTGTTAGCAATCTCTACAACTGAGATACACTAGGGAGTCCAGGAAGTGGAGTGCAGAAGGTCCCTTAATATCTTCTGGGGTACTTTCCCAAAAGAGCAGAAGGACATTCCAGACAAGCTAGGAGTCAAGGAAGAATTAGCAAAAATTGCTAGTTACCTagtttgttttaccttttttcttttcttctagaatggggtaaattcctggaattatacttaatatttcaggaatttttcttgcaatcataaaatgactaattacTAAATATCttaatcattgctttcaaaattttgagaatctgctaagatgttattttaattttaattagctaacttttttGTGTAGCCCCCAGCTTAGCCAGAGCTTTAGTCCACAGGAAAAATTTAgtctttttaagaaatttttccagaattttaacTACATCATAGAGGTTTTTTCCTTGCTAgatgcattttaaatctttccaagtaACAAAATATAGCTCATAGAACAAACATGATACAGACATTCTACACAGAGTTGCTGACATagacaaaatgacatgaaagaagaCTGTCCCATCTTTGGGAAAAGCCAAAAAATGTTGTCAAAAGCTATCCTATAGCACTTTGTCTTCTCTGATGTCCCAGAGAAGGTGAAAGAGTGGCAAAGATTCTCCAGGAACTTTTGCCAAAAATTGCATCCCAGTCTGGGCATCCCCAGTCAAGGAAAACTTGCTGAGCATGGAGCTCATGATGACCCAGACAAGCCTTCTGCCAGTGACTTGGGGTGTTCCAACTATAAGATGTGGGAGAAAAAATGGGGTGGCTTACCTTGACAAGGAGAGAATCAAACCAGGGGAAGCCAGATTCTTCCTATATGGGCCATCAAATGTTGGGGTTGGGAAGGGACCCAAAGGTTGGGAGTCACAGACCAATGTCCCGAGATGTCGCAAAAGAACTTGCAGGCTTGAAaacatctccaagtcaaggggcaaagtttattgtaattgtaatgccaattcaAGCaatctaaattccaagagaatttagcaaagaaatggaagcaaaaagaCACATTTTTCTAGTTCTTCGTGTTATAGATTTGcttaattttatggcccagaggtaggatcaaggagtggtctctggaatttgattatcactgaccaacaggcAGCAATgttcattgacagattgttagaacaatagtattcttagCTTGGGATGAGGGACCTTGGGGTCAgagattccaaagccagaggacttcagaatcactgacagattgttagaacagaagcctccTAAGGTCAGGgggctttaaaattatttctgtctcccctagaagctatattatattattttgatagTCTTTACCACTATTGTAGTCAAACAAGTTTCTTCAAAATCTGGCTACATACTCTTCCCATTGCCAACTTCATCTCTTTGTTCCTGAATGTGTAGATAACTGGGTTCAGAAATGGAGTAAGAACTGCATCAAAGATAGCAAGAAACTTGTCTAGGCTTGATGTAGGAAATGGCCATGTgtagaaaaatattaatggaCCAAAGAATAAAACCACTACAGTGATATGAGCTGCCAGAGTAGAAAGAGCCTTGGAAGAAGCACCTGAAGAACGTTTTTGAACAGTGACCAGTATGAAAATGTAGGAAATAATCAGTACACAGaaagatccaagagaaatgaACCCACTGTTGGCAGTGACCATGAATTGCAATCTATAAGTCTCAGTGCAGGCTAGTTTGATGAATCGGGGAAGATCACAGAAAAAGCTGTCTAATTCATTAGGACCACAAAAAGGTAAGTTCACAACAAAAGCCAGTTGGACCAATGAGTGGATGAGGCCAATGATCCAGGCAACAATCAAAAGGAAAATGCACATTCTTGAGTTCATAATGGTCAAATAGTGGAGGGGTTTACATATGGCCACATACCTGTCAAAGGCCATGGCTATAAGCAACACCATCTCAGTGCCACCAAAAGCATGAATAAGAAAGATCTGAGCAATGCAACccccaaaagaaattaatttacgCTTCCTGAAGAGATCACAAATCATTTTAGGGGCTGTGACTGAACCAAAACCTAAGTCTATCAAGGAGAGGTTGGCCAGAAGGATATACATGGGGGAATGTAAATGAGAATCAAAGGTCACAGTGAGCAGAATGAGCATGTTTCCCAGAATGCTCACCACATAGAGTACAGAAGAAGACACAAAGAGGAGACATTGAATCTCCCATGAATCAGAGAGTCCAAGGAAAACAAACTGAGATACTATAGAATGATTCTCTCCATCCATTGACTCCATTTGGCACCACAGgacctaaaggaaaaaaagatgatacaGGAATcagaattcataaaaataatattaatatcctGGTTTAAGAGATATGTAGGTTAATAAAGTCAATTATTACCTTAATATGTCACAAACCAAGCAAAATTCACACAATCTCTGAAATTGTTCAATATTGTTTTTTCTGCTTGTACTTATGTCTTTCTGATGGACAAGTTAGGAGTATAAAGGAAGAATGCTAAGTTTTTAACAAACATCCCAAAACTCATcacataattacaaaaataatttaattcaaagggatttttaaaaCCATCTAGTACAACACAATCATAAGAAAACTGGTATTagaattaagtaacttacccaaggtcacacaattaatgtGACTAAAGCACATTTGCAGCACAGGTCTTACTAATTCCAGAGTCCAGGGCTCCTTAAGCTCTACCTAAATATCTCCAGAAGTGAAAGAGAGGCTGTAAACAGTCATTTAATTGAAATGTGAAATGTTGGAATTAATGAGATAAATAGAAGCTAAATATGTAAATTCCAATGAATGATATAGAGAATAAAGATATTCAATATAGGTCCTGTAATTGTCCAAAATAACTCTGTGAAGTCACTTTTGGAAACTG harbors:
- the LOC100914876 gene encoding olfactory receptor 4F3/4F16/4F29-like, translated to MDGENHSIVSQFVFLGLSDSWEIQCLLFVSSSVLYVVSILGNMLILLTVTFDSHLHSPMYILLANLSLIDLGFGSVTAPKMICDLFRKRKLISFGGCIAQIFLIHAFGGTEMVLLIAMAFDRYVAICKPLHYLTIMNSRMCIFLLIVAWIIGLIHSLVQLAFVVNLPFCGPNELDSFFCDLPRFIKLACTETYRLQFMVTANSGFISLGSFCVLIISYIFILVTVQKRSSGASSKALSTLAAHITVVVLFFGPLIFFYTWPFPTSSLDKFLAIFDAVLTPFLNPVIYTFRNKEMKLAMGRVCSQILKKLV